Proteins encoded by one window of Silvibacterium dinghuense:
- the ileS gene encoding isoleucine--tRNA ligase, with protein sequence MSAAPELKATLTLPETKFPMKANLPQNEPLRLKQWSEEGLYEQIRKARKGAEKYILHYGPPYANGPIHLGHALQKCIKDFILKSKTMSGYDAPLVPGWDCHGLPIEIKVDEKLGRKKLEMPALSVLRACREYAQKFIDLQRSQLIRLGVFAHWDKPYLTMSKPYEAKTLESFYDFFEKGFVYKGLKPVYWCLHDKTALAEAEVEYEQHTSPSVYVRYPLTSAPEAIDPALAGKTVFTIIWTTTPWTLPASLAVAFQPEFDYVALEQDGNTYIVAEGLAAAVREACNLQSATEVAKFKGTQLDRVTFRHPFLEERTILGVNADYVTADAGTGAVHTAPAHGADDFYTGARYGLEQTCNVDNEGRLRNGLPNWEGKTVWEANPLIIDLLQERGVLMGRQDIYHSYPHCWRCHNPVIFRATEQWFISMETPLKNADGSEITFRQRALDEIKGVKWDPSWGEERISNMIATRPDWCISRQRLWGVPIAVFLCNACHEPLSDAALYRRIVALFHEEGAEAWHKYSVADLLPAGTACAKCGNAQPKEGLDAFRKETDILDVWFDSGISWNAVLVGNEELQFPASLYIEGADQHRGWFHSSLLCSTAIKEQAPYLKVATVGWTLDEQGRAFSKSLGNGVDPVDIADRLGAEIVRLWAASVDFREDVTASENLMQRAAENYRKLRNTFRFLLGNLSGFDPVKDAVAESELLPLDRYMLARTRELTEKVLAWYAQFEFHRVYHAVNEFTIVDLSALYLDVLKDRMYTFAPVSRERRSAQTVIWKITEALVRLVAPMLTFTADEVWSYLPKIEGRENSVHLALFLEPDQIATKDDALLADWGKLLELRDVALKALEEARKEKRIGKALEAKVELRGVYRGFESHTLARYAESLKELFNVSAVELIPGNEEAVTATVLPADGAKCNRCWNYRNDTAAFGPWSDVCGRCAAALRQMPEFAPFEAAGSVNA encoded by the coding sequence ATGTCCGCAGCGCCCGAACTCAAGGCGACCCTTACCCTGCCTGAAACCAAGTTCCCCATGAAGGCGAATCTGCCGCAGAATGAGCCGCTTCGCCTCAAGCAGTGGTCCGAGGAAGGCCTCTACGAGCAGATCCGCAAGGCCAGGAAGGGCGCGGAGAAGTACATTCTCCATTACGGCCCTCCCTACGCCAACGGCCCCATACACCTGGGCCACGCGCTACAGAAGTGCATTAAGGATTTCATCCTCAAGTCGAAGACCATGTCCGGCTACGACGCGCCGCTCGTCCCCGGCTGGGATTGCCACGGCCTGCCCATCGAGATCAAGGTGGACGAAAAGCTCGGCCGCAAGAAATTGGAGATGCCGGCGCTCTCCGTCCTTCGCGCCTGTCGCGAGTACGCGCAGAAGTTCATCGACCTCCAGCGCTCGCAGCTGATCCGCCTGGGCGTCTTCGCCCATTGGGACAAGCCGTACCTCACCATGTCCAAGCCCTATGAGGCCAAGACCCTTGAAAGCTTCTACGACTTCTTCGAGAAGGGCTTTGTCTACAAGGGCTTGAAGCCTGTCTACTGGTGCCTGCACGACAAAACCGCCCTCGCCGAAGCGGAAGTCGAGTATGAGCAGCACACCAGCCCGAGCGTGTACGTCCGCTATCCGTTGACCAGCGCGCCCGAGGCCATCGACCCTGCGCTTGCCGGCAAGACCGTCTTCACCATCATCTGGACAACCACTCCCTGGACACTGCCCGCATCGCTCGCCGTCGCCTTTCAACCGGAGTTCGACTATGTTGCACTGGAGCAGGACGGCAATACCTATATTGTTGCCGAAGGCCTGGCCGCCGCTGTGCGCGAGGCCTGCAACCTGCAGTCGGCCACCGAAGTAGCGAAGTTCAAAGGCACCCAGCTCGACCGCGTCACCTTCCGCCATCCCTTCCTGGAAGAGCGCACTATTCTCGGCGTGAATGCCGACTACGTGACCGCCGACGCCGGCACCGGCGCCGTGCACACCGCCCCGGCTCATGGCGCGGATGACTTCTATACCGGTGCGCGCTATGGCCTTGAACAGACGTGCAATGTGGACAATGAAGGCCGCCTGCGCAATGGCCTGCCCAACTGGGAAGGCAAGACCGTCTGGGAGGCAAATCCGCTCATCATCGATCTGCTGCAGGAGCGCGGCGTGCTCATGGGCCGCCAGGATATCTACCACTCTTATCCGCACTGCTGGCGCTGCCACAACCCGGTCATTTTCCGCGCCACCGAGCAGTGGTTCATCAGCATGGAGACGCCGCTCAAGAATGCGGACGGTAGCGAGATCACCTTCCGCCAGCGCGCCCTCGACGAAATCAAGGGCGTCAAGTGGGATCCGTCCTGGGGTGAGGAGCGCATTTCGAACATGATCGCCACCCGGCCCGATTGGTGCATCTCGCGCCAGCGCCTCTGGGGCGTGCCCATCGCCGTTTTCCTCTGCAATGCCTGCCATGAGCCGCTGAGCGATGCGGCACTCTATCGCCGCATCGTTGCACTCTTCCATGAAGAGGGCGCGGAGGCCTGGCACAAATATTCGGTCGCCGACCTGCTACCCGCCGGAACCGCCTGCGCAAAGTGCGGAAACGCACAGCCAAAGGAAGGCCTCGACGCCTTCCGCAAGGAAACCGACATCCTCGACGTCTGGTTCGACTCCGGCATCAGCTGGAATGCCGTGCTCGTCGGCAACGAGGAGCTGCAGTTCCCTGCCTCGCTCTATATCGAGGGCGCGGATCAGCATCGCGGCTGGTTCCACTCGTCGCTTCTCTGCTCTACCGCTATCAAGGAACAGGCTCCCTACCTTAAGGTCGCCACCGTCGGCTGGACACTCGATGAACAGGGCCGCGCTTTCTCGAAGTCGCTCGGCAACGGCGTCGATCCGGTCGATATCGCCGACCGCCTCGGCGCCGAGATCGTGCGCCTCTGGGCCGCGAGCGTCGACTTCCGCGAGGACGTGACCGCCAGCGAGAACCTGATGCAGCGCGCCGCCGAGAACTACCGCAAGCTGCGCAACACTTTCCGTTTCCTGCTCGGCAACCTCAGCGGCTTCGATCCGGTGAAGGATGCCGTGGCCGAAAGCGAGCTGCTACCGCTCGACCGCTACATGCTGGCCCGCACACGCGAACTGACAGAAAAAGTTCTGGCGTGGTATGCGCAATTCGAGTTTCACCGCGTCTACCACGCTGTGAACGAATTCACCATCGTAGACCTGAGCGCGCTTTACCTCGACGTGCTCAAGGACCGCATGTACACCTTCGCGCCCGTCAGCCGCGAGCGCCGCTCCGCGCAGACTGTGATCTGGAAGATCACCGAAGCGCTGGTGCGCCTGGTCGCGCCCATGCTCACCTTCACCGCCGACGAGGTCTGGAGCTATCTGCCCAAGATCGAAGGCCGTGAAAACAGTGTGCACCTGGCGCTCTTCCTTGAGCCCGACCAGATCGCGACGAAGGATGACGCGCTGCTTGCCGACTGGGGCAAGTTGCTCGAGCTGCGCGATGTTGCATTGAAGGCTCTCGAGGAGGCACGCAAGGAAAAGCGCATCGGCAAGGCTCTGGAAGCCAAAGTCGAGTTACGGGGCGTGTACCGTGGGTTCGAATCCCACACTCTCGCCCGCTACGCCGAATCCTTAAAAGAGCTGTTTAACGTTTCGGCCGTCGAGCTCATCCCCGGCAACGAAGAAGCCGTCACCGCGACCGTACTTCCCGCCGATGGCGCCAAGTGCAACCGCTGCTGGAACTACCGCAACGACACTGCTGCTTTCGGTCCCTGGTCAGACGTCTGCGGCCGCTGCGCCGCTGCGCTCCGCCAGATGCCGGAATTTGCGCCTTTTGAGGCGGCAGGGAGCGTGAACGCGTGA
- the lspA gene encoding signal peptidase II, whose amino-acid sequence MTLAKSQTLDMRGWLFGLSALIIGLDRWTKHLVSHHIGLGDAITVIPGVFRISHVLNSGAAFSLFTDSPHPEHTRWFLIAFSLIAAIVVLGILLRIGRRMTLTAVALALVLGGDIGNLWDRMRTGLVVDFLEVHIVHYHWPDFNVADSAIVTGGILLLLATLFTKDESHA is encoded by the coding sequence GTGACCCTCGCCAAAAGTCAGACGCTCGACATGCGGGGATGGCTCTTCGGCCTCTCCGCGCTCATCATCGGCCTTGACCGCTGGACGAAACACCTGGTCAGCCATCACATCGGGCTTGGGGATGCGATCACCGTAATCCCAGGCGTCTTCCGCATCTCGCATGTACTCAATTCCGGCGCGGCCTTCAGCCTGTTCACAGATTCGCCGCACCCCGAGCACACGCGCTGGTTCCTCATCGCCTTTTCGCTGATCGCAGCGATTGTGGTTCTTGGCATCCTGCTGCGTATTGGCCGGCGCATGACCTTGACCGCGGTCGCTCTCGCGCTGGTTCTCGGCGGCGATATCGGCAACCTCTGGGATCGCATGCGCACCGGCCTGGTCGTCGACTTCCTCGAAGTCCACATCGTTCACTATCACTGGCCAGACTTCAACGTAGCGGACTCGGCCATCGTCACCGGGGGCATCCTGCTTCTGCTCGCCACCCTCTTCACCAAAGATGAAAGCCATGCCTAG
- a CDS encoding nucleoside hydrolase: MPRRWLTAILFGFALSGLLTLFAGRTHAAQPPQQLVLLDTDIGDDIDDAFALALIERSPDLRLLGVTTAFGDTHLRARLVRRFLDATGFASVPVAAGVPTTPKTTFTQAAYANSSGTAHISSLSGPDFLLDQIRRHPGQITLLAIGPETNLAAAIDKDPATFRTLKRIVIMGGSVDRGYDGHTHADPEWNILCDIPAAQKVFTSGVPIALMPLDSTILKFPPDQLQELFSHRTPLIGQLHELETEWSKNSPYAGPTLAPTLFDPMTVTYAVRPDLCPTTPLHLVIDDKGFTRRTAGTPNVGACLKSDPGAFFHFYLSRVSR, from the coding sequence ATGCCTAGGCGTTGGCTAACTGCGATCCTCTTCGGATTCGCATTGTCCGGCCTGCTGACTCTGTTTGCAGGCCGGACACACGCAGCTCAGCCACCCCAGCAGCTCGTTCTTCTCGATACCGATATCGGCGATGACATCGACGATGCCTTCGCGCTCGCGCTCATCGAGCGCAGTCCTGATCTGAGGCTCCTCGGCGTCACCACCGCATTCGGGGATACCCATCTTCGCGCCCGCCTCGTCCGCCGCTTCCTCGATGCAACCGGCTTTGCCTCAGTCCCCGTCGCGGCGGGCGTACCGACTACGCCGAAGACCACATTCACTCAGGCCGCATACGCAAACAGCAGCGGCACCGCGCATATCTCCTCCCTCTCCGGCCCTGATTTCCTTCTCGATCAGATCCGTCGCCATCCCGGCCAGATCACGCTGCTGGCCATTGGTCCTGAGACGAATCTCGCTGCCGCCATCGACAAGGACCCGGCGACCTTCCGCACATTGAAGCGCATCGTGATCATGGGCGGTTCGGTAGACCGCGGCTACGATGGCCACACCCACGCCGATCCCGAGTGGAATATCCTTTGCGACATCCCGGCTGCGCAAAAGGTCTTCACCTCGGGTGTGCCCATCGCGCTCATGCCGCTCGACTCGACAATCCTTAAGTTTCCTCCGGATCAGCTGCAAGAGCTCTTCTCGCACCGCACACCGCTTATCGGTCAGCTGCATGAGCTTGAAACCGAATGGAGCAAAAATTCACCCTATGCCGGTCCCACGCTAGCTCCAACACTCTTCGATCCCATGACCGTCACTTACGCAGTGCGTCCCGATCTCTGCCCCACGACGCCGCTGCATCTGGTCATCGACGATAAGGGCTTCACGCGGCGCACGGCCGGCACACCGAATGTCGGCGCATGCCTGAAGTCCGACCCCGGCGCATTCTTCCACTTCTATCTCTCACGAGTCTCCCGCTAG
- a CDS encoding glutaminyl-peptide cyclotransferase, with the protein MRRFRPIFLALFFSALLSRAFAQDTYRIVHTYPHDPESFTQGLVFVDGHLYESTGLNGRSSLRMDDLETGHALQKLDIDPKYFAEGLTNWGSTLVQLTWKANTAFVYDRFSFRQLKTFHYDGEGWGLTQDGHSLILSDGTATLRFLNPETFAVRRRITVSDHGIPVKELNELEYIHGEIYANIWFQKRIARISPATGKVLSWIDLSGLVADAGVTDENAVLNGIAYDAQHDRLFVTGKLWPKLYEIKIVKQP; encoded by the coding sequence ATGCGCCGCTTCCGTCCGATTTTTCTTGCTCTCTTTTTCTCCGCACTGCTCTCGCGTGCTTTTGCGCAGGACACCTACCGCATCGTCCACACCTACCCGCACGATCCCGAGTCCTTCACCCAGGGCCTTGTCTTTGTGGACGGCCATCTCTACGAGAGCACGGGACTCAATGGCCGCTCCTCGCTGCGCATGGACGACCTCGAGACCGGGCATGCGCTGCAGAAGCTCGACATTGACCCGAAGTACTTTGCCGAAGGCCTGACCAACTGGGGCAGCACGCTGGTGCAACTCACCTGGAAGGCGAACACTGCTTTTGTCTATGACCGCTTCAGCTTCCGCCAGCTCAAGACCTTCCATTACGACGGCGAAGGCTGGGGGCTTACGCAGGACGGCCACAGCCTCATCCTCAGCGATGGCACCGCCACGCTTCGCTTCCTCAATCCCGAGACCTTTGCCGTGCGCCGCCGCATCACGGTGAGCGACCATGGCATACCGGTGAAGGAGCTGAACGAGCTCGAATACATCCACGGCGAAATCTACGCCAATATCTGGTTTCAGAAGCGCATCGCCCGCATTTCTCCGGCCACCGGCAAGGTTCTCAGTTGGATCGACCTCAGCGGCCTGGTCGCCGATGCCGGTGTCACCGACGAAAATGCCGTCCTCAACGGCATCGCCTACGACGCGCAGCACGATCGCCTCTTCGTCACCGGCAAACTCTGGCCGAAGCTCTACGAGATCAAGATCGTGAAGCAGCCATAG